TCAATAAGCCCCCTGAGAATACTTCTGAGATATTGTACATGGTTATTTGGAGAATGTGTCTTGTGTACACTGTTCAAAATTCAGCTCTGTCACCTGAAGTTGTATTATCCTACTTTTGCATCCAAGGAAGAAGACAACACTATGATAGCAACAGGGGGTGTAATAACAGGACTGGCAGCCCTGAAGAGACAGGACTCTGCTAGATCACAGCActttcatcctcctcctccatcctCTGCTTCAGAGAAAAGGAAACCTAAACGTAAGCCCAAAGCCAATGTTGTTGTTGTAAGAGGCAAAATCAGACTCTATTCACCTTCAGGATTTTTCCTTTTTCTTGGAATTTTAATTTTGGTGGTTGGGATCGCAATGGCAGTTCTTGGCTACTGGCCACAGGAGGCTGATAAGAAACATCCCGTAGCTTCGAAATTTGGACTACCGGATAATGGGTCTCATGTGATAACAAATCACGCTGGAGTATTAATGGAGTTTTTCGAACAGCACTTGCATTCTGATAAAATGAAAATGATTGGCCCCTTCACCATGGGGATAGGgatatttatatttatttgtgCTAATGCGATACTACATGAAAATAGGGACAAAGAAACAAAAGTGATACATATGCAAGATATTTATTCCACTGTCATTGATATCCATAGCCAAAGAATTAAAGAGCAAAGACATATGAACGGGGCTTGGATTGGCCATCCTGGGAATTCTGATGTCAAATGTCCTGACAACCAATGTGCTGCTAAGCTGGCTGCTAATGTATTATTGTCATTTTCTGGGTTGCCTAACGATAGAATCACTCCACAGAAATGGAATGCTTATGAGGAAGAGGATGGCCTACCTAAGGATGTTAACACATGGTTATACCCAAAAACCCTGACACCATCAGGCTCCAGCAATCGGCCACAGACAGAATCTCATAGAGAGAAATGTAGCTATCTTAAAAAGTGTGAGACAAAGTCTATTGTTTCATCATCTATCAGTGCTTTCACGCTCCCAGTTATTAAACTTAACAATTGTGTGATAGATGAGCCTGAACTTGATAATATCACGGAGGATTCTGACCTCAGTAAAGGTAGGGTTAGGCATACATCCATGTCATCTTTAACCGTACCGTCAACTGATATTATTGACTCGTATAAGCCACCGAATCCACGTTTATTAAGAAGCAACACCACGATAACAGGTGGGAAACCGCCCAATGCATCTTCTGGTGCATCAGTGGGAATCTTTCTATCACCAGGCTTCCCCAAGAAAGAGTTTGGATCAAACACTTCCCTTCACATGTTATCCTGTCATTCGAAGTCTTTGGACCTGGAGAGAGGTTCCTCAACACTTACGGTACAAGGAGAGCAAAGAAAGCACCCAAGCTGGCCAAGACTTGACCGTAGTAACAGCAAGGGTTATGTGAAACTGGAAAACAAAGAAGATCCAATGGACACACTACCTGTACCACAGGCTGCTGTAAAAAGCAGTTATACAAATAAAGAGAAATTACTTATGATCTCGAGATCTCATAACAATCTAAGTTTTGAAAACGATGAATTTTTAGGTAACAAGTTAAGGCGCGGAGCTTCAGAAACAAGGTTTTGAAGGAGCATTGGTTTCTATCATGTGTTTATATTTTAAGGcacttttaagaaatgtatttatgtgAGAAGTGCATGTCTATTTTAAAGAGATGTTATTTTCAGTACAAATTAATGATTGAATATTTGTAGATTGTGATCGGAACTGGCATCTTTGCAtcaatgggattttttttttcatgctggtttggagtgtcgCAGACATATTTCATGCTGTGTTTGTCAGTTCTGCATTAACCAGCTGCTCAGGTATTgactgagttcaaatctcagtccagacagacaataacaacatcagaatggcatttaCCTTTACTCA
Above is a window of Mustelus asterias chromosome 5, sMusAst1.hap1.1, whole genome shotgun sequence DNA encoding:
- the tmem200a gene encoding transmembrane protein 200A; its protein translation is MIATGGVITGLAALKRQDSARSQHFHPPPPSSASEKRKPKRKPKANVVVVRGKIRLYSPSGFFLFLGILILVVGIAMAVLGYWPQEADKKHPVASKFGLPDNGSHVITNHAGVLMEFFEQHLHSDKMKMIGPFTMGIGIFIFICANAILHENRDKETKVIHMQDIYSTVIDIHSQRIKEQRHMNGAWIGHPGNSDVKCPDNQCAAKLAANVLLSFSGLPNDRITPQKWNAYEEEDGLPKDVNTWLYPKTLTPSGSSNRPQTESHREKCSYLKKCETKSIVSSSISAFTLPVIKLNNCVIDEPELDNITEDSDLSKGRVRHTSMSSLTVPSTDIIDSYKPPNPRLLRSNTTITGGKPPNASSGASVGIFLSPGFPKKEFGSNTSLHMLSCHSKSLDLERGSSTLTVQGEQRKHPSWPRLDRSNSKGYVKLENKEDPMDTLPVPQAAVKSSYTNKEKLLMISRSHNNLSFENDEFLGNKLRRGASETRF